A segment of the Corallococcus silvisoli genome:
CAAGCTGGCCGAACGAGAGCATGCGCTTGTCGTCACCCTGCACCACATCGTCTCCGACGGCTGGTCCCTGGGCATCTTGGTCCGCGAGGTGGGCGCGCTCTACTCGGCCTTCTCCGAGGAGCGGCCCTCACCTCTGCCCGCGCTTCCGGTGCGGTACGCGGATTACGCAGCCTGGCAGCGCCGCACGCTGAGCGGCGAGGCGCTGCGTCGAGAAGTGGCCTACTGGGAAGGGAATCTCTCCGGCGCGCCCGCCATCCTGGAGCTGCCCACCGACAGGCCGCGTCCGGCCATCCGCGGCACCTCGGGCGCGACCTTCCGGTTCACCCTGTCCCGTGAACTGACGGAAGGCTTGCGGAGTCTGGCGCACCGCGAGGGCGGCTCGCTCTTCATGGTGCTGCTCGCGGCCTGGCAGGCCCTGCTGTCGCGCTACACGGGCCAGCAGGACATCAACGTCGGATCGCCCATCGCCGGCCGCACCCGCGCCGAGACGGAAGGTCTCATCGGCTTCTTCGTCAACACGCTCGTCCTGAGGGCGAAGCTGGAGGACGGGCAGTCGTTCCGTGCGCTGCTCCAGCAGGTCCGCGCCACGGTCCTGGAGGCCTACGAGCACCAGGAGGTGCCATTCGAGAAGCTGGTCGAAGCGCTCCAGCCGGTGCGCAGCCTCAGCCACACCCCGCTCTTCCAGACGCTGCTGGCGCTCCAGAACGTGCCCACGGAAGACCTGCGGCTGCCGGACCTCCGTCTGCGGGGCATGGACACGGCGCATCCGACGTCGAAGTTCGACGTGAGTGTCTTCTTCACGGAGACGACGGCGGGCCTGCACGGCACGCTCGAGTACAACAAGGACCTCTTCGACCACGGCACCCTGCAACGGATGGCCGGCCACCTGCGCACGCTGCTGGACGCCGTGGCCACCCATCCCGACCAATCCCTGGCCGAGCTCCCACTGCTCTCCAGCGAGGAGCGTCAGCGCCTGCTCGTGGACTGGAACCCCTCCGCGGTCGCCAGTCCCACGGACCTCCCCGTCCACGTCCACTTCGCCCGGCAGGCCGCGCGCACGCCGGACGCCGTGGCCCTCGCGCTGGGAGACGCCACGTTGACGTATGCCCGACTGGACGCGCGCGCGAATCAGCTGGCGCACCACCTGCGCTCGCTCGGCATCGCCCCAGGAGCC
Coding sequences within it:
- a CDS encoding condensation domain-containing protein is translated as LRLGLPEYMVPSAFLVLDALPLNSNGKVDRKALPEPEAPQATHSYVAPRTEAEASLASIWAEVLRLPQVGVKDSFFELGGHSLLATQVVSRVRSEFGVELPLRALFESPTIEALAGRLSGLARTHATRITRASHEGPLPLSFAQQRLWLIDQLEPGSALYNVPVAVRLDGHLRPAVLERALQEVVRRHDTLRTTFSQVEGEPVQVIHPDNPMRLGLVDLTDVPAAQRETEARACVEQEMRRPFDLRTGPLVRALLFKLAEREHALVVTLHHIVSDGWSLGILVREVGALYSAFSEERPSPLPALPVRYADYAAWQRRTLSGEALRREVAYWEGNLSGAPAILELPTDRPRPAIRGTSGATFRFTLSRELTEGLRSLAHREGGSLFMVLLAAWQALLSRYTGQQDINVGSPIAGRTRAETEGLIGFFVNTLVLRAKLEDGQSFRALLQQVRATVLEAYEHQEVPFEKLVEALQPVRSLSHTPLFQTLLALQNVPTEDLRLPDLRLRGMDTAHPTSKFDVSVFFTETTAGLHGTLEYNKDLFDHGTLQRMAGHLRTLLDAVATHPDQSLAELPLLSSEERQRLLVDWNPSAVASPTDLPVHVHFARQAARTPDAVALALGDATLTYARLDARANQLAHHLRSLGIAPGARVGLAVERSFELVVAILAILKAGAAYVPVDRNAPVERIAALLDDADVHVVVTHQPFASLLPATGTRVWLDAQAHDIAALPAHAPDILLDGQSLAYVMFTSGSTGRPKGVCVPHRGITRLVLGNTF